A section of the Vicia villosa cultivar HV-30 ecotype Madison, WI unplaced genomic scaffold, Vvil1.0 ctg.006271F_1_1, whole genome shotgun sequence genome encodes:
- the LOC131642979 gene encoding uncharacterized protein LOC131642979 yields MRSDEELKKGDTFRSKDNCMLAIKNWHLANCVDFNVDRSIPERVTILCRNLDCGYRLKASFKKKVNSWVIGSISQAHTCVRINMAQDHRKLSHDMIYNTIIPLANAESSLKVKTIISHCIYVFKYRPSYRKAWLAKQKAIEIVYSNWEESYDKLPRYMAALQLYSLGTITILETLPTQSQDGTPLEGNGIFHRLFWVFRPCIIGFGFCKTIIQIDGTWLYGKYKGTLLMAVAQNGNNNIFPIAFALVQQRLMEILRVKAERLTCGEDVGDSSMEARRWEPSLKAASKQEEQMRDNFGHFGN; encoded by the exons ATGAGGTCAGACGAGGAGTTAAAAAAAGGTGACACATTCCGTTCAAAGGACAATTGTATGCTAGCAATCAAAAACTGGCACTTAGCAAACTGTGTTGATTTCAATGTTGATCGCTCAATTCCAGAAAGAGTCACTATTTTGTGCAGAAACCTGGATTGTGGATACAGGCTTAAGGCATCATTTAAGAAGAAAGTTAATTCTTGGGTGATAGGTTCAATTTCTCAAGCCCACACTTGCGTTAGAATAAatatggcgcaagatcatcgGAAACTAAGTCATGACATGATATATAATACCATAATACCTCTCGCCAATGCTGAATCGTCACTGAAGGTGAAGACGATTATCTCACATTGCATTTATGTGTTCAAATATagaccttcgtacagaaaggcttggttagCGAAGCAGAAGGCAATTGAAATAGTCTACAGCAACTGGGAGGAATCCTACGACAAACTTCCTCGCTACATGGCTGCACTTCAATTATATTCACTTGGGACAATTACTATATTGGAGACATTGCCGACACAATCCCAAGAtggaacccctctcgaaggtaatggaatcttccatagacttTTCTGGGTGTTTCGACCATGCATCATCGGATTTGGTTTTTGCAAgacgattattcaaattgatggaacctgGTTGTATGGGAAATACAAAGGAACGTTACTGATGGCGGTCGCGCAAAATGGAAACAACAATatttttccaatagcctttgctctg GTACAACAACGGTTAATGGAAATATTGAGAGTGAAAGCAGAAAGACTTACCTGCGGCGAGGATGTTGGAGATTCATCTATGGAGGCTCGAAGATGGGAGCCATCGTTGAAGGCTGCTAGCAAGCAAG aggaacaaATGAGGGACAATTTTGGTCATTTTGGCAACTAA